In Kineococcus endophyticus, a single window of DNA contains:
- a CDS encoding substrate-binding domain-containing protein codes for MSRRTLFAGSFGLGALSLALAACGAGDPNAQKEGSGSDASGGSQQVRVGVSVYDMSSFITAGKEGMDAYAKAKGIQLLWNSANLDVNTQASQVDQYVNAGVDAIIVVPVQADSLQPQVAAAKSAGIPLVAVNAALNSTDIAGNVQPDDVAAGAAEMQMMADKLGGQGGIVVLQGPLGQSGELDRTKGIKQVLTNYPGIKVLAMDTANWKRDEAVNKVKNWISAFGSQITGVVAENDDMGLGALQAFKEAGVTVPIVGIDGIEDGLNAVKSGDFIGTMLQNGTVELSAGLAVAAAIASKTDVNTEPVYKMPKITQENVDVAIQHVVSDRAAFLAALPDLTEKNLKSGDIAFEGIPGQEGA; via the coding sequence CTGTCCCGCCGCACCCTGTTCGCCGGGTCGTTCGGCCTCGGCGCCCTGTCCCTCGCCCTGGCCGCCTGCGGCGCCGGCGACCCGAACGCCCAGAAGGAGGGGTCGGGCAGCGACGCCTCCGGCGGGTCGCAGCAGGTCCGCGTCGGCGTCAGCGTCTACGACATGAGCTCCTTCATCACCGCCGGCAAGGAGGGCATGGACGCCTACGCCAAGGCCAAGGGCATCCAGCTGCTCTGGAACTCCGCCAACCTCGACGTCAACACGCAGGCCTCGCAGGTCGACCAGTACGTCAACGCCGGCGTCGACGCCATCATCGTCGTCCCCGTCCAGGCCGACTCCCTCCAGCCGCAGGTGGCCGCGGCCAAGTCCGCGGGCATCCCGCTCGTCGCCGTGAACGCGGCGCTGAACTCCACCGACATCGCCGGCAACGTCCAGCCCGACGACGTCGCGGCCGGTGCGGCGGAGATGCAGATGATGGCCGACAAGCTGGGCGGCCAGGGCGGCATCGTCGTGCTGCAGGGCCCGCTGGGGCAGTCCGGGGAGCTCGACCGCACCAAGGGCATCAAGCAGGTCCTCACGAACTACCCGGGCATCAAGGTCCTGGCGATGGACACCGCGAACTGGAAGCGCGACGAGGCCGTCAACAAGGTCAAGAACTGGATCTCGGCGTTCGGCAGCCAGATCACCGGTGTCGTCGCCGAGAACGACGACATGGGCCTCGGTGCGCTGCAGGCGTTCAAGGAGGCCGGGGTCACCGTCCCGATCGTCGGCATCGACGGCATCGAGGACGGCCTGAACGCCGTCAAGAGCGGCGACTTCATCGGGACGATGCTGCAGAACGGCACCGTCGAACTGTCGGCCGGCCTGGCGGTGGCGGCGGCGATCGCGTCGAAGACGGACGTGAACACCGAGCCCGTCTACAAGATGCCGAAGATCACCCAGGAGAACGTCGACGTCGCGATCCAGCACGTCGTCTCCGACCGCGCGGCCTTCCTCGCGGCGCTGCCGGACCTGACGGAGAAGAACCTGAAGTCCGGCGACATCGCGTTCGAGGGCATCCCCGGACAGGAAGGTGCCTGA
- a CDS encoding sensor histidine kinase, whose amino-acid sequence MTSAGTVPARRDRARTALRARTLDVAVDVGLVVACWFEGFTNQTAGWNRPFVLSVLALLAVLVRRRVPLVAFLVGVPALGWAQATLAPAVLAFTLAHRERRGRVVVGAVVVGVGVSAAAVLDPRPDLWRSDVAVLLQVTALLGGAAGLGAYRAARGDLRERLDDLVRARTREHELVDAAARSEERTRLAREMHDVVSHQVSLIAIVAGALRVGEHPPAVRAAAEQIRELAVRTTDELRQMLTALRSDGHQPLEAPGRLADLPALWAGSGLTGTFTLDPALLAPEATGPVGTVPDSLQRTVFRIAQEGLTNARRHAPGAAAHLRVERGRRRLVVAVGNAAPRPGTGQAAPGTGHGLLGVEERVAAAHGRLTVGPTPDGGFALEAVLPLPAAQGLQSSAPGRGPEPAAAELRTPAHDG is encoded by the coding sequence GTGACCTCCGCGGGGACGGTCCCGGCCCGCCGGGACCGTGCCCGCACGGCGCTCCGCGCCAGGACGCTCGACGTCGCCGTCGACGTGGGGCTGGTGGTGGCGTGCTGGTTCGAGGGGTTCACGAACCAGACCGCCGGGTGGAACCGCCCCTTCGTCCTGTCCGTGCTCGCGCTGCTCGCGGTGCTGGTCCGGCGCAGGGTGCCGCTCGTGGCCTTCCTCGTGGGCGTGCCCGCGCTGGGCTGGGCGCAGGCGACGCTGGCCCCCGCCGTCCTGGCCTTCACGCTCGCCCACCGCGAGCGCCGCGGCCGGGTGGTCGTGGGGGCGGTGGTCGTGGGCGTCGGCGTCTCGGCGGCCGCCGTGCTGGACCCGCGCCCGGACCTGTGGCGCAGCGACGTGGCGGTCCTCCTGCAGGTCACCGCCCTCCTCGGGGGTGCGGCCGGGCTCGGCGCCTACCGGGCGGCCCGGGGCGACCTGCGGGAGCGGCTCGACGACCTCGTCCGCGCCCGCACCCGCGAGCACGAGCTCGTCGACGCCGCCGCGCGGTCGGAGGAACGCACCCGGCTCGCCCGCGAGATGCACGACGTCGTCTCCCACCAGGTGTCCCTCATCGCGATCGTCGCCGGGGCGCTGCGCGTCGGGGAGCACCCGCCGGCCGTCCGTGCGGCCGCCGAGCAGATCCGGGAGCTGGCGGTCCGCACGACGGACGAGCTGCGGCAGATGCTGACGGCCCTGCGCTCGGACGGCCACCAGCCGCTCGAGGCGCCGGGACGCCTCGCGGACCTGCCCGCGCTGTGGGCGGGCAGCGGCCTCACCGGCACGTTCACCCTGGACCCGGCCCTGCTGGCCCCCGAGGCGACCGGTCCGGTCGGGACGGTCCCGGACAGCCTGCAGCGCACGGTCTTCCGCATCGCGCAGGAGGGTCTGACGAACGCCCGCCGGCACGCCCCGGGGGCCGCGGCGCACCTGCGGGTCGAACGCGGCCGGCGCAGGCTCGTGGTCGCCGTCGGCAACGCGGCGCCCCGTCCGGGCACCGGCCAAGCCGCCCCCGGCACCGGCCACGGGCTGCTCGGGGTCGAGGAGCGCGTCGCGGCGGCGCACGGCCGGCTCACCGTCGGCCCCACGCCCGACGGGGGGTTCGCGCTCGAGGCGGTCCTCCCCCTGCCCGCCGCGCAGGGCCTGCAGTCCTCCGCCCCCGGGCGCGGACCCGAGCCCGCGGCCGCCGAACTGCGCACCCCGGCCCACGACGGCTGA
- a CDS encoding ABC transporter permease has protein sequence MSTTTTENTAVPAPRRRFSREWIVAQLIRRAMLIVMLLVIAFFSYRSLRFSSPENLQNILIAAAPFALIALGQTLVILTGGIDLSVGSVIAVAAMTSAAVAKANPGQVWLTVLSAMAVGLLAGTVNGILVSRVDVPPFIATLGMLTAGSGIAYVIGGGAPINGLPAEFGSIANTKVLGLQIPVIVMIVGIVVLGIVMRRTAYGMRVYAVGGNRVAAEIAGVNARRTLFSVYALSGLLAGLSGVMLASRVISGPPNLGQGYELDAIAAVVIGGASLMGGRGTVWGTALGLLLIQTLNNGLDLLLVPAYWQDVIKGVLIVAAVAVDVWSVKRRA, from the coding sequence ATGTCCACGACGACGACCGAGAACACCGCGGTCCCCGCGCCGCGTCGGCGGTTCTCCCGCGAGTGGATCGTCGCCCAGCTCATCCGGCGGGCGATGCTCATCGTGATGCTGCTGGTGATCGCGTTCTTCTCCTACCGGTCGCTGCGGTTCTCCTCCCCGGAGAACCTCCAGAACATCCTCATCGCCGCGGCGCCGTTCGCGCTCATCGCCCTGGGGCAGACGCTCGTCATCCTCACCGGCGGCATCGACCTGTCCGTCGGCTCCGTCATCGCCGTGGCGGCCATGACGTCGGCGGCCGTCGCGAAGGCGAACCCCGGCCAGGTGTGGCTGACGGTGCTGTCGGCGATGGCCGTGGGCCTGCTGGCGGGCACGGTCAACGGGATCCTCGTCTCCCGCGTCGACGTACCACCGTTCATCGCCACCCTCGGCATGCTGACCGCCGGGTCGGGGATCGCCTACGTCATCGGCGGGGGTGCGCCCATCAACGGCCTGCCCGCCGAGTTCGGGTCGATCGCCAACACGAAGGTGCTCGGCTTGCAGATCCCGGTCATCGTCATGATCGTCGGGATCGTGGTGCTGGGGATCGTCATGCGCCGCACCGCGTACGGCATGCGCGTCTACGCCGTGGGCGGCAACCGCGTGGCCGCCGAGATCGCCGGCGTCAACGCCCGCCGCACCCTGTTCAGCGTCTACGCCCTGTCGGGCCTGCTCGCCGGCCTGTCCGGCGTGATGCTCGCCTCCCGCGTCATCTCCGGCCCCCCGAACCTCGGGCAGGGCTACGAGCTCGACGCCATCGCCGCCGTCGTCATCGGCGGCGCCTCGCTCATGGGTGGGCGCGGCACCGTCTGGGGCACCGCCCTGGGCCTGCTGCTCATCCAGACCCTCAACAACGGTCTGGACCTGCTCCTCGTCCCGGCCTACTGGCAGGACGTCATCAAGGGCGTCCTCATCGTGGCCGCCGTCGCCGTCGACGTCTGGTCCGTCAAGCGACGGGCCTGA
- a CDS encoding sugar-binding transcriptional regulator, whose amino-acid sequence MKLTIEEQVQSAVAARKFYLEGTSKSDIADVLGVSRFRVARLLDAALEQGIVQISVQVPFQIEPDLSEELRRRHDLRRAIVVQTSPDPGELRDGLGAVAAGVLGDLLTEDDRLGIAWGRTLRSVVAHLEERTLPRVTVTQLTGAAGSANDNCIDLVRRVAAVSGGGSHPIFAPLLLPDAATLAGVRRQTAVARTLQQHARLTVALLAVGAWPDDSQLMDLMPAGLRRKLLAEGVCAEVAGNLLREDGQELSSLSDQLLTVGMADLRRIPEVVVVAGGPQKARAVRAVLASGTVSTLITDVHCARALLID is encoded by the coding sequence GTGAAGCTGACCATCGAGGAACAGGTGCAGTCCGCCGTCGCGGCGCGGAAGTTCTACCTCGAGGGCACGAGCAAGTCCGACATCGCGGACGTGCTGGGGGTGTCCCGGTTCCGCGTGGCCCGCCTGCTCGACGCCGCGCTCGAGCAGGGGATCGTGCAGATCTCGGTGCAGGTCCCGTTCCAGATCGAACCGGACCTGTCCGAGGAGCTGCGGCGGCGGCACGACCTGCGGCGGGCGATCGTCGTGCAGACCTCACCGGACCCGGGGGAGCTGCGCGACGGTCTCGGCGCGGTCGCCGCCGGCGTCCTCGGGGACCTGCTCACCGAGGACGACCGGCTCGGGATCGCCTGGGGCCGCACGCTGCGCTCGGTGGTCGCGCACCTGGAGGAGCGCACCCTGCCGCGCGTCACCGTCACCCAGCTCACGGGGGCGGCCGGGTCGGCCAACGACAACTGCATCGACCTCGTCCGCCGCGTCGCGGCCGTCTCCGGCGGGGGGTCGCACCCGATCTTCGCGCCGCTGCTGCTGCCGGACGCCGCGACGCTGGCCGGGGTGCGGCGGCAGACCGCGGTCGCGCGGACCCTGCAGCAGCACGCGCGGCTGACGGTCGCGCTGCTGGCCGTCGGCGCCTGGCCCGACGACTCCCAGCTGATGGACCTCATGCCCGCCGGGTTGCGCCGCAAGCTGCTGGCCGAGGGCGTGTGCGCCGAGGTGGCCGGGAACCTGCTGCGCGAGGACGGCCAGGAGCTGTCGAGCCTCAGCGACCAGCTGCTGACGGTGGGGATGGCGGACCTGCGCCGGATCCCGGAGGTGGTCGTCGTCGCGGGCGGGCCGCAGAAGGCCCGGGCCGTGCGCGCCGTCCTGGCCTCCGGGACCGTGTCCACGCTCATCACCGACGTGCACTGCGCGCGGGCGCTGCTCATCGACTGA
- a CDS encoding GolD/DthD family dehydrogenase, producing the protein MTADLAPAAPGSDLSFSLQGRTALVTGGASGIGAAIATAFVERGATVAVVDRNLPAAQERAQSLGESAFALECDVTDPASTRAATDAVVERTGRLDVLVNCAGLALLGTAESLPFQTWQTTLSVNLTGTFLMCQAAGEHMLAAGYGRILNLASQAASVALPEHVAYCASKAGVLGLTRVLALEWGGRGVTANAISPTVVLTDLGRAVWAGEKGERAKEAIPTGRFAVPEEVAGLAVYLASPAAAMVNGADYRIDGGFTIA; encoded by the coding sequence GTGACGGCCGACCTCGCACCGGCCGCGCCGGGCAGCGACCTCAGCTTCTCCCTGCAGGGGCGCACCGCGCTCGTGACCGGCGGGGCGTCGGGGATCGGCGCCGCCATCGCGACGGCGTTCGTCGAGCGCGGCGCCACCGTCGCCGTCGTCGACCGCAACCTGCCGGCCGCCCAGGAGCGGGCGCAGTCGCTGGGGGAGAGCGCGTTCGCGCTCGAGTGCGACGTCACCGACCCCGCCTCGACCCGGGCCGCGACGGACGCCGTGGTCGAGCGGACCGGCCGTCTCGACGTCCTCGTCAACTGCGCGGGCCTGGCGCTGCTGGGGACGGCGGAGTCGCTGCCGTTCCAGACGTGGCAGACGACGCTGTCGGTGAACCTCACCGGGACGTTCCTCATGTGCCAGGCGGCCGGGGAGCACATGCTGGCCGCCGGGTACGGGCGCATCCTCAACCTGGCCTCCCAGGCGGCGAGCGTGGCGCTGCCCGAGCACGTCGCCTACTGCGCCTCCAAGGCCGGCGTCCTCGGGCTCACCCGGGTGCTGGCGCTGGAGTGGGGCGGGCGCGGCGTGACCGCCAACGCGATCTCCCCGACCGTCGTCCTCACCGACCTCGGCCGCGCGGTCTGGGCCGGGGAGAAGGGCGAACGCGCCAAGGAGGCCATCCCCACGGGCCGGTTCGCCGTCCCCGAGGAGGTCGCGGGGCTGGCCGTGTACCTGGCGTCCCCCGCGGCTGCCATGGTGAACGGTGCGGACTACCGCATCGACGGCGGTTTCACGATCGCCTGA